In Euzebya sp., the following are encoded in one genomic region:
- a CDS encoding YbhB/YbcL family Raf kinase inhibitor-like protein, giving the protein MAAFRLTSPAFDHDDDLPVRFTQDGDDVSPPLTWEGVPEGTKELVLICEDRDGDEGVVTHWVVYGILPDETDGLPEDLGDQALVSHEGFELYQGLNEFDNSGWTGPTSAEDRGPHRYFFRLFAMDAELVELSPGATRHELRKAAEGHVLATAEIVGIA; this is encoded by the coding sequence ATGGCGGCCTTCCGCCTCACCAGCCCCGCGTTCGACCACGACGACGACCTGCCGGTCCGCTTCACCCAGGACGGCGACGACGTGTCCCCACCCCTCACGTGGGAGGGGGTGCCCGAGGGCACCAAGGAGCTCGTCCTGATCTGCGAGGACCGCGACGGCGACGAGGGCGTCGTCACCCACTGGGTCGTCTACGGGATCCTGCCCGACGAGACCGACGGGCTGCCCGAGGACCTCGGCGACCAGGCGCTCGTCTCCCACGAGGGGTTCGAGCTGTACCAGGGCCTCAACGAGTTCGACAACTCCGGGTGGACCGGGCCGACCTCCGCGGAGGACCGCGGGCCGCACCGCTACTTCTTCCGGCTGTTCGCCATGGACGCCGAGCTGGTCGAGCTGTCCCCCGGCGCCACCCGCCACGAGCTCCGCAAGGCGGCGGAGGGCCATGTCCTCGCCACCGCCGAGATCGTGGGCATCGCCTGA
- a CDS encoding amidase, with translation MTTLADLQDAFAAGRATPIGVAETFLAADPVDGPLAAFRAVHADDVIDQARAATERHAAGNAIGPLDGVLVAVKDAVAVAGYRTLAGTRELAYHDPARDGAVEATLVRRLRDAGAVIAGKTHTTELGLSPTGTSGAQPTPRNPHDLSRLTGGSSSGTGAAVAAGLTTVGVGSDGGGSIRIPAAVCGVFGIKPSWGVVPGDGTAPVGWWSLDHLGPLARCADDLATVLGVLADRRYDVVDRPLRYGVDWAWWGQPDPAVDAPCRAAAAELSPTPVTIPGIELARTAGYATALSELTAGIWETLRDRPEAFSADIRTAVAQAANISGADYLRAQQVRQLLADGLDRAFDDVDVLLVPTVALPAPPRPSDADLAEGVLDTDLIDAMTAYTFPANLCGLPAASVPVGVTPGTGPGSGLPIGLQVVGRRGDDATVLAACAALERAGLAVRPRPRSEHATLSDL, from the coding sequence GTGACCACCCTCGCGGACCTGCAGGACGCGTTCGCCGCCGGCCGGGCGACACCGATCGGGGTCGCCGAGACCTTCCTCGCCGCCGATCCGGTCGACGGGCCGCTCGCGGCGTTCCGCGCCGTCCACGCCGACGACGTCATCGACCAGGCCCGCGCCGCGACCGAGCGCCACGCCGCCGGGAACGCGATCGGGCCGCTCGACGGGGTGCTGGTCGCGGTCAAGGACGCTGTCGCCGTGGCCGGCTACCGGACCCTCGCCGGCACGCGGGAGCTGGCCTACCACGACCCGGCCCGCGACGGCGCGGTCGAGGCGACCCTGGTCCGACGCCTGCGCGACGCCGGGGCGGTGATCGCCGGCAAGACCCACACGACGGAGCTGGGGTTGAGCCCGACGGGGACCAGCGGCGCCCAGCCGACGCCCCGCAACCCCCACGACCTGTCCCGTCTGACCGGCGGGTCGTCCTCGGGCACCGGCGCGGCGGTCGCCGCCGGCCTGACCACGGTGGGCGTCGGCAGCGACGGCGGCGGGTCGATCCGCATCCCCGCCGCGGTCTGCGGCGTGTTCGGCATCAAGCCCAGCTGGGGTGTCGTGCCCGGCGACGGGACCGCCCCCGTCGGCTGGTGGTCCCTCGACCACCTGGGACCACTGGCCCGCTGCGCCGACGACCTCGCCACGGTCCTCGGCGTCCTGGCGGACCGCCGCTACGACGTGGTCGACCGGCCCCTCCGCTACGGCGTCGACTGGGCCTGGTGGGGCCAGCCCGACCCGGCCGTCGACGCGCCGTGCCGCGCCGCGGCGGCCGAGCTGTCCCCGACCCCTGTGACGATCCCCGGGATCGAGCTGGCCCGGACAGCCGGCTACGCGACCGCCCTGAGCGAGCTGACCGCCGGGATCTGGGAGACCCTGCGCGACCGCCCGGAGGCGTTCTCCGCCGACATCCGGACCGCCGTCGCCCAGGCGGCGAACATCAGCGGCGCGGACTACCTGCGCGCCCAGCAGGTCCGCCAGCTGCTCGCGGACGGCCTCGACCGCGCCTTCGACGACGTCGACGTCCTGCTGGTCCCCACCGTCGCCCTGCCCGCGCCACCCCGCCCGAGCGATGCCGACCTGGCCGAGGGCGTCCTCGACACCGACCTGATCGACGCGATGACCGCCTACACGTTCCCCGCCAACCTGTGCGGGCTGCCAGCCGCCTCCGTCCCGGTCGGGGTCACGCCCGGGACGGGTCCCGGCAGCGGCCTGCCGATCGGGTTGCAGGTGGTGGGCCGCCGCGGTGACGACGCGACGGTCCTGGCCGCCTGCGCCGCCCTCGAGCGAGCCGGGTTGGCGGTCCGCCCGCGGCCGCGGTCGGAACATGCGACACTGTCGGACCTGTAG
- the serB gene encoding phosphoserine phosphatase SerB produces MDDAAALLITVTGRDRPGLTSRLCAELARADARILDMEQVVIQDRLVLGILVSPGGDVDPVREALEAVAAEHGVSCEVEQVSHRRPERRDPVDRHHVSILGQPLRPGAIADITAAIAAVGGNIERIERLSRYPIMSFELLVSGVADTAVLKGSVGPAAAAARVDVAVQRAGLHRRAKRLIVFDVDSTLVDGEVIELLAAHAGCAEEVAEITERAMRGELDFEQSLRARVALLEGCPASAVDHVRSHLRLTPGARTVIRTLSRLGFVTAIVSGGFTQVTDALAADLGVDYAYANTLEIVDGTLTGGLVGPVVDRQAKARHLEQVAAREGVPLSQTVAVGDGANDLDMLSRAGLGIAFNAKPVVREQAEVAVNVPYLDAVLFLLGITREEIERADAEDPSLDLPPPPPVDDP; encoded by the coding sequence ATGGACGACGCCGCAGCCCTGCTGATCACCGTCACCGGACGCGACCGCCCGGGCCTGACCTCCCGCCTGTGCGCCGAGCTCGCGCGAGCCGACGCCCGCATCCTCGACATGGAGCAGGTCGTCATCCAGGACCGGCTGGTGCTGGGGATCCTCGTCTCCCCGGGCGGGGACGTCGACCCGGTGCGCGAGGCCCTGGAGGCGGTCGCCGCCGAGCACGGCGTCAGCTGCGAGGTGGAGCAGGTCAGCCACCGCCGCCCGGAACGCCGCGACCCGGTCGACCGCCACCACGTCAGCATCCTCGGCCAGCCGCTGCGCCCGGGCGCCATCGCCGACATCACCGCCGCGATCGCCGCGGTCGGCGGCAACATCGAGCGGATCGAGCGGCTCAGCCGCTACCCGATCATGAGCTTCGAGCTGCTCGTCAGCGGCGTGGCCGACACCGCGGTCCTGAAGGGCTCAGTCGGGCCGGCGGCGGCCGCGGCCCGCGTCGACGTCGCGGTGCAGCGGGCGGGGCTGCACCGCCGCGCCAAGCGGCTGATCGTCTTCGACGTCGACTCGACGCTGGTGGACGGCGAGGTCATCGAGCTGCTCGCCGCCCACGCGGGCTGCGCGGAGGAGGTGGCGGAGATCACCGAGCGGGCGATGCGCGGCGAGCTCGACTTCGAGCAGTCCCTGCGCGCCCGCGTCGCCCTGCTCGAGGGGTGTCCCGCATCCGCCGTCGACCACGTCCGCAGCCACCTGCGGCTGACGCCGGGGGCGCGGACCGTCATCCGGACCCTCAGCCGCCTCGGCTTCGTCACCGCGATCGTCTCCGGCGGGTTCACCCAGGTCACCGACGCGCTCGCCGCCGACCTCGGCGTCGACTACGCCTACGCGAACACTCTCGAGATCGTCGACGGGACGCTGACCGGCGGGCTGGTCGGACCGGTCGTGGACCGCCAGGCGAAGGCCCGCCACCTCGAGCAGGTCGCCGCCCGCGAGGGCGTCCCGCTGTCCCAGACCGTCGCGGTCGGCGACGGCGCCAACGACCTCGACATGCTGTCCCGGGCCGGGCTCGGCATCGCCTTCAACGCCAAGCCGGTCGTGCGCGAGCAGGCCGAGGTCGCGGTGAACGTCCCGTACCTCGACGCGGTCCTGTTCCTCCTCGGCATCACGCGGGAGGAGATCGAGCGGGCCGACGCCGAGGACCCCTCCCTCGACCTGCCCCCGCCCCCGCCGGTCGACGACCCCTGA